From the Flavobacterium galactosidilyticum genome, one window contains:
- a CDS encoding septal ring lytic transglycosylase RlpA family protein, producing MKRSITLFFLLAVISLVSGQNTKKDKQQIPAPKTTSTQIISAKSAAQKNQVLKDSIKKNKEVVEIQEKKIDSLVTVLGIFKPFKKEAHASYYADKFTGKKTASGSRFDNNKYTAAHKRLPFGTKVRVTNEKNGKSVVVEITDRGPFVKAREIDLSKRAFMDIASNKGSGGMLVTIEVMDK from the coding sequence ATGAAAAGATCAATAACTTTATTTTTTTTATTGGCAGTTATAAGCTTAGTCAGCGGTCAAAATACTAAAAAAGACAAACAACAAATTCCTGCTCCAAAAACTACTTCTACACAAATAATATCTGCAAAATCAGCTGCTCAAAAGAATCAGGTTCTGAAAGATAGCATCAAAAAGAATAAAGAAGTAGTTGAGATTCAAGAGAAAAAAATAGATTCTTTAGTTACTGTTTTAGGAATTTTTAAGCCTTTCAAAAAGGAGGCCCATGCTTCGTATTATGCCGACAAATTTACTGGTAAAAAAACGGCTAGCGGAAGCAGGTTTGATAATAATAAGTATACAGCAGCACATAAAAGACTACCTTTTGGAACAAAAGTAAGAGTCACCAATGAAAAAAACGGAAAGTCAGTTGTTGTAGAAATTACGGATAGAGGACCTTTTGTAAAAGCTAGAGAAATTGATCTTTCAAAACGAGCATTTATGGATATTGCCTCTAATAAAGGAAGTGGAGGAATGCTAGTAACTATAGAAGTAATGGACAAGTAA
- a CDS encoding CYTH domain-containing protein, whose translation MIEIERKFLVKNNSFKNDAFTQNHIAQGYLSSVAARTVRVRIKGEKGFLTIKGASNKSGLSRFEWEKEIALDEAKNLLLLCEEGVINKNRFEVKSGNHTFEVDEFYDENEGLIVAEIELNSENEIFEKPDWLGEEVTGDIRYYNSYLSKNPFKKW comes from the coding sequence ATGATTGAAATAGAAAGAAAATTTTTGGTTAAAAATAATTCATTCAAGAACGATGCTTTTACGCAAAACCACATTGCGCAAGGCTATTTAAGTTCTGTAGCAGCGCGAACAGTCCGTGTTAGGATCAAAGGGGAAAAAGGATTTTTAACCATTAAAGGAGCTTCAAATAAATCTGGACTATCACGATTTGAATGGGAAAAAGAAATCGCACTTGACGAAGCTAAAAATTTATTGCTACTGTGCGAGGAAGGAGTAATTAATAAGAACCGTTTTGAGGTTAAATCAGGAAATCACACATTTGAAGTGGACGAATTTTACGATGAAAATGAGGGTTTAATAGTAGCTGAAATCGAACTAAATTCTGAAAATGAAATTTTTGAAAAACCAGATTGGCTTGGCGAAGAAGTAACCGGAGATATACGTTATTACAATTCGTACTTAAGCAAGAATCCTTTTAAAAAGTGGTGA
- a CDS encoding TonB-dependent receptor, protein MKKLLRMFFVLAVLIYANPDVYAQGNTNSSISGVVYEKGSQTLPGASILAVHTPSGTRYSASTDGTGNFSISNMRVGGPYKITITFVGFSDFSENEVFLQLGENKTFKIVLAEASNELQEVVVKAVRDNTFNSQRTGAQTVINSDKIKALPSLSRNIADFARLTPSAQLRGDDILSIGGQNNRFNAIYIDGAVSNDVFGLAANGTNGGQTGVSPISVDAIEQFQVSVAPYDVKLSGFAGGAISAITRSGTNNFEGSAYFLYRDQSLAAKTPPSLAGTNGRQKLADFSAQTYGVRAGGALVKDKLFFFINYERQDNETPQPFDLANYTGTSKNRLGELRTKLATYGYDPGSFENNVRTLVSDKVIGKLDWNINDNHKLSLKHSYVTAEQFSPSRSSATALNFINGSQVFNSVTNSTSLELNSRFGNKFSNNLVVAYTNVADDRDASGDPFPTVQIFDGANQSIYFGAEGFSTANLLDQKILTITDNFEINVGMNKITIGTHNEFSQSKNVFFGNNYGSYRYANLDDFLLDRKPNRFQMNYSLIGGSGDESLGAAEFGTKQFGVYVQNEMRLTNNFKLSYGVRVDVPVWENGMGNADFNNRTIGLLQAAGKDLQGATVGSRINTTPHFAPRVGFNYDVNGNKSTQIRGGLGIFTSRLPLVWPGGTYNNNGVTQGAISITSATGMPTFSANTSVDSQLAPLPASYPRPGSGKTGGNIDLFAKDFKLPQVFKASFAVDQKLPLGFVFTSEITYNDNISAVVYENLNIKNASSNLTGADTRPRYNGNSRVDPSYLGVYLGSNTSEGKAYNVAFTLAKNFRSDFIDANISGTYSYGKSTVLMDATSSQNSSQWNNTETVNGANYLRLGRSDFDPGSRIVSNGNATFKWNSFTKSRIGFFYEGAQGNPISYVYNDSGRLLQDTFSNSALIFIPAKKSDINLIAANGLTPDQQWDALSAFIEGNEYLRKRKGGYAERNGDRLKTTHVVDLKFAQEFTINVGKKKHTLEFTADIFNFTNLLNKNWGKRYFTSNDQVQLIKQENFLPGTNTPTFSYNPTVATNINQLDDVGLNSSRWQMQTGVRYTFN, encoded by the coding sequence ATGAAAAAATTATTAAGGATGTTTTTTGTGTTAGCAGTATTAATTTACGCTAACCCTGATGTTTACGCTCAGGGTAATACTAATTCTTCTATTAGTGGTGTAGTCTATGAGAAGGGTTCACAAACCTTACCAGGTGCATCTATTCTTGCAGTACACACACCATCAGGAACTCGTTATTCAGCATCTACGGATGGTACGGGTAATTTTAGCATCTCAAATATGAGAGTTGGTGGGCCTTACAAAATCACTATAACATTTGTAGGATTTTCTGATTTTTCAGAGAATGAAGTTTTTCTTCAGCTAGGGGAAAACAAAACTTTTAAAATTGTATTGGCTGAAGCGTCAAATGAATTACAAGAAGTTGTTGTTAAAGCTGTAAGAGATAATACTTTTAATTCTCAGAGAACAGGTGCTCAAACAGTAATTAATTCAGATAAAATTAAGGCATTGCCATCTTTGTCTAGAAACATTGCTGATTTTGCTAGATTAACTCCTTCAGCTCAATTGAGAGGTGATGATATTTTATCTATTGGTGGACAAAATAACAGATTCAATGCAATTTATATTGATGGAGCTGTTAGTAATGACGTTTTTGGTTTAGCTGCAAACGGAACTAATGGTGGTCAAACTGGAGTAAGCCCAATTTCAGTTGATGCAATTGAGCAATTTCAAGTAAGTGTAGCTCCTTATGATGTTAAACTATCAGGTTTTGCTGGTGGAGCAATTAGTGCAATTACTCGTTCTGGAACAAACAACTTCGAAGGGTCTGCTTACTTTTTATACAGAGATCAATCTCTTGCTGCTAAAACACCTCCTTCATTAGCAGGAACAAATGGTAGACAAAAATTAGCTGATTTCTCAGCACAAACATATGGAGTTCGTGCAGGTGGAGCATTAGTCAAAGATAAATTGTTTTTCTTCATTAACTACGAAAGACAAGACAATGAAACGCCACAACCTTTTGATTTAGCTAATTACACAGGTACGTCAAAAAACAGATTAGGAGAACTTAGAACTAAATTAGCCACTTATGGATACGACCCAGGTTCTTTTGAAAACAATGTACGTACACTTGTAAGTGATAAAGTTATTGGTAAATTAGACTGGAATATTAATGATAACCATAAATTGTCGTTGAAGCATAGTTATGTAACTGCTGAGCAATTTTCTCCAAGCCGTTCGTCTGCTACAGCACTTAACTTTATTAATGGTAGTCAAGTATTTAATTCAGTGACTAACTCCACATCTCTTGAGTTAAACTCAAGATTTGGAAATAAATTTTCAAATAACTTAGTGGTAGCTTACACTAATGTTGCTGATGATAGAGATGCTTCTGGAGATCCGTTTCCAACAGTACAAATATTTGACGGAGCAAATCAAAGTATTTACTTTGGAGCAGAAGGATTCTCTACAGCAAATCTTTTAGACCAAAAGATATTGACCATTACTGACAATTTTGAAATAAATGTTGGTATGAACAAAATTACTATTGGTACTCATAATGAGTTTTCTCAATCTAAAAACGTATTTTTTGGTAATAACTACGGTTCATACCGCTATGCTAATTTAGATGATTTCTTATTAGACAGAAAACCGAATAGATTTCAAATGAACTACTCTTTAATAGGAGGAAGTGGTGATGAATCTCTTGGGGCAGCTGAATTTGGAACAAAACAATTTGGTGTTTATGTTCAAAATGAAATGAGATTAACCAATAACTTTAAATTGTCATACGGTGTAAGAGTTGATGTACCAGTTTGGGAAAACGGTATGGGTAATGCAGACTTCAATAATAGAACAATAGGTTTGTTGCAAGCTGCAGGTAAAGATTTACAAGGAGCAACTGTAGGATCTAGAATTAATACTACTCCACATTTTGCACCACGTGTAGGTTTTAATTATGATGTAAACGGTAATAAGTCTACTCAAATTAGAGGAGGTTTAGGGATTTTCACATCAAGATTGCCGCTAGTATGGCCAGGTGGAACGTATAATAACAACGGGGTAACTCAAGGTGCTATATCAATTACATCTGCCACAGGAATGCCTACTTTTAGTGCAAATACGAGTGTAGATAGTCAGCTTGCACCACTTCCAGCTTCTTATCCTAGACCAGGTTCAGGAAAAACTGGAGGAAACATTGATTTGTTTGCTAAAGATTTCAAGTTACCACAAGTATTCAAAGCAAGTTTTGCTGTTGATCAGAAGCTTCCTTTAGGATTTGTTTTCACTTCTGAGATCACATACAACGATAATATTAGTGCTGTTGTTTACGAAAACTTAAATATTAAAAATGCTTCAAGTAACTTAACAGGAGCTGATACGAGACCTCGTTATAACGGAAATAGTAGAGTTGATCCATCTTATTTAGGAGTTTATTTAGGTTCTAATACGAGTGAAGGAAAGGCATATAATGTAGCTTTTACATTAGCTAAAAACTTTAGATCTGACTTTATTGATGCTAATATCTCTGGTACTTATTCTTACGGTAAGTCTACCGTTTTGATGGATGCAACTTCTTCTCAAAATAGTTCTCAGTGGAATAATACTGAAACTGTTAATGGTGCAAACTACTTAAGACTTGGAAGATCTGATTTTGATCCAGGAAGCAGAATTGTTTCTAATGGTAACGCTACGTTCAAATGGAACAGCTTTACTAAATCTAGAATAGGTTTCTTCTACGAAGGAGCTCAAGGTAATCCAATTAGTTATGTTTATAATGACTCGGGTCGTTTATTGCAAGATACATTCTCAAACTCAGCTTTGATTTTTATTCCTGCTAAAAAATCTGACATTAATCTTATTGCGGCAAACGGTTTAACTCCGGATCAGCAATGGGATGCGTTGAGTGCTTTTATTGAAGGTAATGAGTATTTGAGAAAGAGAAAAGGTGGTTATGCAGAGCGTAATGGTGATCGTTTAAAAACTACTCATGTAGTTGATTTAAAATTTGCTCAAGAATTCACTATTAATGTGGGTAAAAAGAAACACACTCTTGAGTTTACAGCAGATATCTTTAACTTTACCAACCTTTTAAACAAAAATTGGGGTAAAAGATACTTTACTAGCAACGACCAAGTACAGTTAATCAAACAAGAGAACTTCTTGCCTGGAACTAACACGCCAACTTTCAGTTATAATCCAACTGTTGCTACAAATATTAACCAGCTAGATGACGTAGGTCTTAACTCATCAAGATGGCAAATGCAAACTGGTGTTCGTTACACGTTCAACTAG
- the dinB gene encoding DNA polymerase IV, with protein sequence MDELTSNRKIIHVDMDAFYASVEQLDNPLLRGKPIAVGGSENRGVVAAASYEARRFGVRSAISGAAAKKNCPDLIFVAPRFDRYKEISAQIQKIFYEYTDLVEPLSLDEAYLDVTINKKGNPSATLLAQEIRQRIFDSVGLTASAGVSVNKFVAKIASDYNKPNGQKTVNPDEVIAFLEVLAIRKFHGVGKVTTEKMYQLGIFTGLDLKAKSVEFLEKHFGKSGTFYYNVVRGIHNSEVKSNRITKSVAAEHTFDSNLSSEIFMMDKLELIAVSLERRLKRNNLAGKTITLKIKYSDFTQQTRSKTMPYFVSDKALILEIVRELLYQERMKDSVRLLGISVSNLNTEKKQFVTVQLKFDF encoded by the coding sequence ATGGACGAATTAACTTCAAATCGGAAAATTATTCATGTCGATATGGATGCCTTCTACGCATCTGTAGAGCAATTGGATAATCCATTACTACGCGGTAAGCCAATTGCTGTTGGTGGTTCTGAGAATCGTGGTGTTGTTGCTGCGGCAAGTTATGAAGCAAGACGATTTGGTGTTCGTAGTGCTATAAGTGGCGCTGCAGCTAAAAAAAACTGTCCAGATCTTATTTTTGTAGCACCGCGATTTGATCGGTACAAGGAAATCTCAGCTCAAATTCAAAAAATATTTTATGAATATACTGATTTGGTTGAGCCGCTATCCCTTGATGAGGCGTACCTCGATGTAACTATTAATAAAAAAGGAAATCCAAGCGCTACTTTATTGGCACAAGAAATTAGACAACGAATTTTTGATAGTGTTGGATTGACTGCTTCGGCTGGGGTGTCAGTGAATAAGTTTGTGGCTAAAATTGCCAGTGATTACAATAAACCCAACGGACAGAAAACCGTTAATCCAGATGAAGTGATTGCGTTTCTGGAAGTTTTAGCTATTCGTAAATTTCATGGGGTAGGAAAAGTTACTACAGAAAAAATGTACCAATTGGGGATTTTTACAGGATTAGACTTAAAAGCTAAATCAGTAGAGTTTCTGGAGAAGCATTTTGGTAAATCCGGCACTTTCTATTATAATGTAGTTAGAGGTATCCATAATAGCGAAGTAAAATCAAATCGAATTACAAAATCGGTTGCGGCTGAGCATACTTTTGATAGTAACCTTTCCTCCGAAATTTTTATGATGGATAAGTTGGAACTGATTGCGGTTAGTTTAGAAAGAAGATTGAAACGGAATAATTTGGCTGGTAAAACAATTACTTTAAAGATTAAGTATAGTGATTTTACGCAACAAACGAGAAGTAAAACAATGCCTTACTTTGTTTCTGATAAAGCTTTGATCTTAGAGATAGTTCGAGAACTTTTGTATCAAGAGCGCATGAAGGATTCAGTTAGATTACTCGGTATCTCAGTGAGTAATTTAAATACTGAAAAGAAACAATTTGTTACCGTACAGCTTAAATTTGATTTTTAA
- a CDS encoding site-specific recombinase, with amino-acid sequence MKSFFKVKPKVTPQGLLTEFFGEAQSWRDTNDNLEPLVELIRLIRPVDIKNSEKVDLREIIDFLKENYSCRKQLSIYLKAVFKDRKFNKILSDAAIMQDVDFIFEVKKRIFAKFLPYQPQKDTLEYVLNQVFYLASDGIWIDRIPLNQLEELYGLLKFNSIYDSMELNSVLSEILIAQHLLIQRISGRAMETEVIKMVPEFDDLENPFSAFEKELYLIEERVRNSNNHYITSDDISYSQLLVLEKQCEGFVDKAFKNSSKYGISLRVNQNLLKIRQQLERLRFLVSLLTVDNEKDKKYNGISLSLQLIKFNCYKNNVRKFIGESTQLISYEITQHTAKTGERYITESRKEYFNMFKASLGGGFVVGILCVIKILLSKADTSYFGYAFIYSMNYALGFIAIYVLGFTLATKQPAMTASALIKALEEGVLQQGKNAEKYKAFAVLFARVFRSQFIAFVGNVIMAFPVSLLGIWLIDYFFHYNIAASKWEHLLIDLSPIHSLAIFHAAIAGLFLFLSGIISGSISNRDKHNQVYFRITEHPFLKRNLGKTRTKKLADLYEKRWAGIVSNFWFGVFMGSTGSIGLFLGLNLDIRHITFGSGNLALALYGANYEVSYWMLFWGIFGIGVIGLVNFIVSFSLSLGLAFRSRAISLFELRFVTGSIWKHFKSRPISFFFPTEKKIKELVVPPFSNS; translated from the coding sequence ATGAAGTCATTTTTTAAAGTAAAACCAAAGGTTACACCTCAAGGTCTATTAACGGAGTTTTTTGGCGAGGCTCAATCTTGGCGAGATACTAATGATAATTTAGAGCCTTTAGTGGAGCTAATTCGGCTAATTCGACCGGTAGATATCAAAAATAGTGAAAAGGTTGATCTGCGCGAAATTATTGATTTTTTAAAGGAGAATTATTCCTGCAGAAAACAGCTTTCAATCTACTTAAAAGCTGTTTTTAAAGACAGAAAATTCAACAAGATACTTTCCGATGCTGCCATTATGCAGGATGTAGATTTTATTTTTGAAGTTAAAAAAAGAATTTTCGCCAAATTTTTACCGTATCAGCCTCAAAAAGATACTCTAGAATATGTTCTCAACCAGGTTTTTTATCTTGCTAGCGACGGGATTTGGATTGATAGAATTCCTTTAAATCAGTTAGAGGAATTATATGGTCTTTTGAAGTTTAATTCTATTTATGATAGTATGGAACTAAATTCTGTATTATCTGAAATTTTAATTGCCCAGCATTTGTTAATCCAGCGAATTAGTGGGCGCGCTATGGAAACAGAAGTTATAAAAATGGTTCCAGAATTTGATGATCTGGAGAATCCGTTTTCGGCATTTGAGAAAGAATTATATTTAATAGAAGAAAGAGTTAGAAATTCTAATAATCATTACATCACTTCTGATGATATTTCTTATTCACAGTTATTAGTTTTAGAAAAGCAGTGTGAAGGATTTGTGGATAAGGCTTTTAAAAATAGTTCGAAGTATGGTATTTCATTGCGTGTAAACCAGAACTTACTTAAAATACGACAGCAATTAGAACGCCTTAGATTTTTAGTTTCATTGCTAACGGTTGATAATGAAAAGGACAAAAAATATAATGGAATTTCTTTATCCTTACAGTTAATTAAATTTAATTGCTATAAAAATAATGTCCGTAAATTTATTGGTGAAAGCACACAGTTAATATCATATGAAATTACGCAGCATACTGCTAAAACAGGAGAACGATATATAACAGAAAGCCGTAAGGAATATTTTAATATGTTTAAGGCTTCACTTGGTGGAGGCTTTGTTGTTGGGATTTTATGTGTTATAAAGATATTATTATCTAAAGCAGACACAAGTTATTTTGGATATGCCTTTATTTATAGTATGAATTATGCTTTAGGTTTTATTGCTATTTATGTATTGGGGTTTACTTTAGCCACTAAACAGCCTGCAATGACGGCCTCAGCATTAATCAAGGCGCTTGAAGAAGGTGTTTTGCAGCAAGGGAAAAACGCAGAAAAGTATAAAGCGTTTGCAGTTCTATTTGCTCGTGTTTTTAGATCTCAGTTTATTGCTTTCGTGGGCAATGTCATTATGGCTTTTCCGGTTTCTTTGTTGGGGATATGGTTAATCGACTACTTTTTTCATTACAATATTGCAGCAAGTAAATGGGAGCATTTACTTATAGATTTGAGCCCAATTCATTCCTTAGCTATTTTTCATGCAGCCATTGCAGGATTGTTTCTATTTTTATCTGGAATTATTTCTGGCAGTATTTCTAATAGAGACAAACACAATCAGGTTTATTTTAGGATTACAGAACACCCTTTTCTTAAAAGAAATTTGGGTAAAACAAGAACTAAGAAACTAGCCGATTTGTATGAAAAACGATGGGCTGGTATTGTTTCTAATTTTTGGTTTGGTGTATTTATGGGGAGCACGGGTTCTATAGGATTGTTTTTAGGTTTAAATTTAGACATAAGACACATTACTTTTGGAAGCGGTAATTTAGCTTTAGCGTTATACGGGGCTAATTACGAAGTTAGCTATTGGATGTTGTTCTGGGGAATCTTTGGGATTGGTGTCATTGGATTGGTTAACTTTATAGTGAGTTTTAGTTTGTCGCTTGGACTTGCGTTTCGCTCTCGAGCAATTTCATTATTTGAATTGCGATTTGTGACAGGCTCCATTTGGAAGCATTTTAAATCGAGACCTATCAGTTTCTTTTTTCCAACGGAAAAGAAAATAAAAGAATTAGTTGTCCCGCCATTTAGTAATTCGTAA
- a CDS encoding PAS domain-containing protein produces MSDFNQYDENIALYNSSLKVKSPPIYCWDFNFNFLEDVRNFYLDLNKLDAIASQNKWSANDWDLKSKLKEEVIIVTDSKLKIVFASHNIVAMNGYSSNEVLGKSPRMFQGKETNAIVSKEIRNAIIELKPFEKTIINYKKNGDTYQCLIKGFPVFNNKGHLSHYIAFEKAA; encoded by the coding sequence ATGAGTGACTTTAATCAATATGATGAAAATATAGCGCTGTATAACAGTAGTTTGAAAGTGAAGAGTCCTCCTATATATTGTTGGGATTTTAATTTTAACTTTCTAGAGGATGTTAGAAACTTCTATTTGGATTTGAATAAATTAGATGCAATTGCTTCACAGAATAAATGGTCGGCTAATGATTGGGATTTGAAGAGTAAATTGAAAGAGGAGGTAATAATTGTAACGGATAGCAAACTGAAAATTGTATTCGCTTCGCACAACATCGTTGCAATGAATGGGTATTCTTCAAATGAGGTGTTAGGTAAAAGTCCGAGAATGTTCCAAGGTAAAGAGACTAATGCGATCGTGTCAAAGGAAATACGAAATGCTATTATAGAGCTCAAGCCTTTTGAAAAGACCATAATAAATTATAAAAAAAATGGTGATACATATCAGTGCTTAATAAAAGGTTTCCCTGTTTTTAATAATAAAGGTCATCTAAGTCATTACATCGCTTTTGAGAAAGCTGCATAA